From one Humulus lupulus chromosome 8, drHumLupu1.1, whole genome shotgun sequence genomic stretch:
- the LOC133794345 gene encoding uncharacterized protein LOC133794345 isoform X2, producing the protein MDASDDTGIDESYRPLPALYLAFLSIWLVSACSWTFNTYKKRHFQTNNLQWTLAIVPLIKALQLTLSFLFWYSCFHLEICSLWMSFGVYVTGVLFQTASFVSFLLIAHGYCIMSERLSVTERRTTASLGCVFYLTLVGYRASVPYFSVLLLLNYVITFYVIFHHTSQNLLVLRNQLSFIEDEDVQAMHDAVYTKYIMFKKFQGAMQIVAMAEAVIYINFDDSSENYWVRLLVREWAQLCILVYIGWTFRSQDLAPRFSVMPTLKSKGETIVPPIYSIEMDAATFKDFSCHEWHIGVATSTYDEKTKDPVIVIIQQPHALYKHTPAAIASSLPLPQVQQQ; encoded by the exons ATGGATGCTTCGGACGATACTGGGATTGATGAGTCTTATAGGCCACTCCCTGCTCTCTACTTGGCTTTTCTCTCCATTTGGCTTGTCTCCGCTTGTTCTTGGACTTTCAACACCTACAAAAAGCGCCATTTTCAG ACGAATAATTTGCAGTGGACACTCGCAATTGTTCCATTGATTAAAGCTTTGCAACTTACCTTGTCTTTTCTCTTCTG GTATTCATGTTTTCATCTTGAGATATGCTCATTATGGATGTCGTTTGGTGTGTATGTAACTGGAGTGTTATTCCAAACGGCGTCGTTTGTGTCTTTCCTTCTTATTGCTCATGGCTACTGCATCATGTCAGAGCGTCTATCAGTAACTGAGCGGCGTACTACTGCCAGTCTTGGCTGCGTATTTTATCTTACTCTTGTTGGATATCGAGCCTCTGTGCCTTATTTCTCT GTTCTACTGCTGCTGAATTATGTGATTACTTTCTACGTAATATTCCACCACACATCTCAGAATCTGTTAGTTCTGAGGAATCAACTTAGTTTTATTGAGGACGAAGATGTTCAGGCAATGCATGATGCAGTATACACAAAGTACATCATGTTTAA GAAATTTCAAGGTGCAATGCAGATTGTAGCGATGGCTGAGGCAGTG ATATACATTAACTTCGATGACTCGTCAGAAAATTACTGGGTTCGCTTGCTAGTTCGAGAATGGGCTCAGTTATGCATCCTTGTTTACATAGG GTGGACTTTTAGGTCACAAGACTTGGCACCACGGTTTTCTGTCATGCCAACTCTAAAATCAAAAGGGGAGACCATAGTCCCTCCAATATATAGCATA GAAATGGATGCTGCAACTTTCAAGGATTTTAGTTGTCATGAATGGCACATTGGTGTG GCAACTTCGACATATGATGAAAAGACCAAAGATCCAGTCATAGTAATAATTCAACAGCCCCATGCATTGTATAAGCATACCCCAGCCGCAATAGCCAGTTCTCTTCCTTTACCACAAGTTCAGCAGCAGTAA
- the LOC133794345 gene encoding uncharacterized protein LOC133794345 isoform X1, with the protein MDASDDTGIDESYRPLPALYLAFLSIWLVSACSWTFNTYKKRHFQTNNLQWTLAIVPLIKALQLTLSFLFWYSCFHLEICSLWMSFGVYVTGVLFQTASFVSFLLIAHGYCIMSERLSVTERRTTASLGCVFYLTLVGYRASVPYFSVLLLLNYVITFYVIFHHTSQNLLVLRNQLSFIEDEDVQAMHDAVYTKYIMFKKFQGAMQIVAMAEAVTGFQIYINFDDSSENYWVRLLVREWAQLCILVYIGWTFRSQDLAPRFSVMPTLKSKGETIVPPIYSIEMDAATFKDFSCHEWHIGVATSTYDEKTKDPVIVIIQQPHALYKHTPAAIASSLPLPQVQQQ; encoded by the exons ATGGATGCTTCGGACGATACTGGGATTGATGAGTCTTATAGGCCACTCCCTGCTCTCTACTTGGCTTTTCTCTCCATTTGGCTTGTCTCCGCTTGTTCTTGGACTTTCAACACCTACAAAAAGCGCCATTTTCAG ACGAATAATTTGCAGTGGACACTCGCAATTGTTCCATTGATTAAAGCTTTGCAACTTACCTTGTCTTTTCTCTTCTG GTATTCATGTTTTCATCTTGAGATATGCTCATTATGGATGTCGTTTGGTGTGTATGTAACTGGAGTGTTATTCCAAACGGCGTCGTTTGTGTCTTTCCTTCTTATTGCTCATGGCTACTGCATCATGTCAGAGCGTCTATCAGTAACTGAGCGGCGTACTACTGCCAGTCTTGGCTGCGTATTTTATCTTACTCTTGTTGGATATCGAGCCTCTGTGCCTTATTTCTCT GTTCTACTGCTGCTGAATTATGTGATTACTTTCTACGTAATATTCCACCACACATCTCAGAATCTGTTAGTTCTGAGGAATCAACTTAGTTTTATTGAGGACGAAGATGTTCAGGCAATGCATGATGCAGTATACACAAAGTACATCATGTTTAA GAAATTTCAAGGTGCAATGCAGATTGTAGCGATGGCTGAGGCAGTG ACTGGTTTTCAGATATACATTAACTTCGATGACTCGTCAGAAAATTACTGGGTTCGCTTGCTAGTTCGAGAATGGGCTCAGTTATGCATCCTTGTTTACATAGG GTGGACTTTTAGGTCACAAGACTTGGCACCACGGTTTTCTGTCATGCCAACTCTAAAATCAAAAGGGGAGACCATAGTCCCTCCAATATATAGCATA GAAATGGATGCTGCAACTTTCAAGGATTTTAGTTGTCATGAATGGCACATTGGTGTG GCAACTTCGACATATGATGAAAAGACCAAAGATCCAGTCATAGTAATAATTCAACAGCCCCATGCATTGTATAAGCATACCCCAGCCGCAATAGCCAGTTCTCTTCCTTTACCACAAGTTCAGCAGCAGTAA